The Helianthus annuus cultivar XRQ/B chromosome 16, HanXRQr2.0-SUNRISE, whole genome shotgun sequence genome includes a window with the following:
- the LOC110915864 gene encoding E3 ubiquitin-protein ligase AIRP2, with amino-acid sequence MRKSFKDSLKSLEADIQHANTLASDYPREYDGGCLQMRLSYSPCAHFFLFFVQWSDCNLAGALGLLRILIYKAYEDGKTTMYIHERKATIKEFYGVIFPSLLQLQRGVTDIEDRKQKELCASKYKKDEMNKGKLSEIEIEREEECGICLELSTKVVLPDCNHSLCMKCYTNWRARSQSCPFCRDSLKRVNSGDLWIYTCRYEVIELSTIARENLWRLLMYIEKLPLVVVDPVTISYDPRYR; translated from the exons ATGAGAAAGTCTTTCAAAGATTCACTTAAATCCCTTGAAGCTGATATTCAACATGCCAATACTCT GGCATCAGATTATCCAAGGGAATATGATGGTGGTTGCCTTCAGATGAGGTTATCATACAGCCCATGTGCTCACTTCTTTCTGTTTTTTGTTCAATGGAGTGATTGTAATCTTGCTGGTGCCCTTGGCTTACTCAGAATCCTTATTTATaag GCGTATGAGGATGGGAAGACAACCATGTATATTCATGAGCGCAAAGCTACTATCAAAGAATTCTATG GTGTTATATTTCCATCTTTATTGCAACTTCAAAGGGGGGTCACTGATATTGAAGATAGGAAACAAAAGGAACTTTGTGCATCCAAGTACAAAAAAGATGAGATGAACAAAGGCAAACTATCCGAAATTGAAATCGAGCGCGAGGAAGAATGTGGGATTTGCTTAGAATTGAGTACCAAGGTTGTCTTGCCCGATTGCAACCATTCTTTGTGTATGAAGTGCTACACAAATTG GCGTGCTCGATCTCAGTCATGTCCATTCTGCCGTGATAGTTTGAAACGGGTGAACTCAGGTGACCTATGGATTTACACTTGTCGCTATGAAGTCATCGAGTTATCCACAATTGCAAGGGAGAATTTGTGGAGGCTTCTTATGTATATTGAGAAGTTACCTCTTGTGGTTGTGGATCCTGTTACTATTTCTTATGACCCTCGGTACCGATGA
- the LOC110919351 gene encoding uncharacterized protein LOC110919351: MVRLLNNKDAWLWDVNRQKGLSVNYVKKALIFDRERSHLSKFEWSKWVPIICNIMAWRGNLDRLAAKVNLKRRNMDISSVLCPFCEEYEETVNHLFTACRLAIRVWADISASCKIQPIFAFELKDLMDIHNAIQSGKKMKKIIRGLIIISCWCIWKRGMTWYSTRSGEVRKIF; the protein is encoded by the coding sequence ATGGTGAGATTGTTAAATAATAAAGACGCATGGTTATGGGATGTTAACAGACAGAAGGGTTTATCGGTGAATTATGTGAAAAAAGCTTTAATTTTCGATAGGGAAAGAAGTCACCTCTCGAAATTCGAGTGGAGCAAATGGGTTCCAATAATATGTAACATTATGGCATGGAGAGGTAACTTAGACAGACTTGCTGCCAAAGTTAATTTGAAAAGAAGGAACATGGATATTTCATCGGTGTTATGCCCTTTCTGCGAAGAATATGAGGAAACGGTGAATCATTTGTTTACAGCATGTAGGTTGGCTATTCGGGTGTGGGCAGATATCAGTGCTTCGTGCAAAATTCAGCCGATCTTTGCTTTCGAATTAAAAGATTTAATGGATATTCATAATGCTATACAGAGTgggaaaaagatgaagaagattaTCCGCGGTTTGATTATTATCTCGtgttggtgtatttggaaaaGAGGAATGACTTGGTATTCAACCAGATCAGGAGAAGTTCGCAAGATATTTTGA